One window of Burkholderia cepacia GG4 genomic DNA carries:
- a CDS encoding DUF2126 domain-containing protein: MPIHVALHHTTRYRYDRPVNLGPQIVRLRPAPHCRTPIVAYSMTVEPAQHFINWQQDPFSNYLARLVFPERTEHFEITIDLVAEMSVYNPFDFFLEASAEQYPFSYDDALKTELAPYLVCDPQTSAAPRFRAYVDGVDRTPAGTVNFLVALNQQLQRDIGYLVRMEPGVQTPEQTLELASGSCRDSAWLLVQLCRHLGIAARFVSGYLIQLTPDVKALDGPSGTAVDFTDLHAWCEVYLPGAGWIGFDPTSGLLAGEGHIPLACTPQPTSAAPVEGLIDECEVTFEHEMAVTRVYESPRVTKPYTELQWDAVRSLGAQVDGALTAGDVRLTQGGEPTFVSIDDRDGAEWNTDALGPTKRGYATELVQRLRAEYGEGGFLHFGQGKWYPGEQLPRWALSIFWRADGQPVWHDPSLFADEREPSAFTTDDAKRFIDALAARLGLTDEFVRPGYEDVWYYLWRERRLPVNVDPFDSRLDDELERARLRKVFDQQLDSVVGYVLPIKRTDDVPGRDRPGLDGPRWQTGPWFFRDERMYLVPGDSPMGYRLPLDSLPWVGSADFPFLVERDPFAPRDALPDAAAFRARHAGPADAPRYLAGVHREAPAHTVMQLRNDGATAGGPHTHAAQDPHRRPERFESAAWITRTALCAEVRNGILYLFMPPLAALEDYLDLLAAIELTARSLGVKLVLEGYPPPRDARLKLLQVTPDPGVIEVNIHPARSFDELVDQTEFLYDAAWQSRLSSEKFMVDGRHVGTGGGNHFVLGGATPADSPFLRRPDLLASLIAYWHNHPSLSYLFSGLFIGPTSQAPRVDEARNDQLYELDIAFAEIQRNKLLYGQDMPPWLVDRVLRNLLIDVSGNTHRSEFCIDKLYSPDSPTGRLGLLELRAFEMPPHARMSVVQQLLLRALVARFWAAPYTTPLTRWGTALHDRFMLPAFLKMDFDDVLAELCDAGFGFEPAWFAPHFEFRFPLFGQIAVNGMQLSLRGALEPWHVMGEEGAPGGTVRYVDSSLERLEVRVTGLNDNRHVVTVNGRALPLQPTGTVGEYVAGVRYKAWAPPSALHPTIGVHAPLTFDIVDTWLQRSLGGCRYHVAHPGGRNYATFPVNAYEAESRRLARFVAMGHTPGRMAVSAAAPSREFPFTLDLRRP; encoded by the coding sequence ATGCCCATCCACGTCGCGCTGCATCACACCACCCGCTACCGCTACGACCGGCCGGTCAACCTCGGCCCGCAGATCGTGCGGTTGCGGCCTGCGCCGCACTGCCGGACGCCGATCGTCGCGTATTCGATGACGGTCGAGCCCGCGCAGCACTTCATCAACTGGCAGCAGGACCCGTTCTCGAACTATCTCGCGCGGCTCGTGTTTCCCGAGCGTACCGAGCACTTCGAGATCACGATCGATCTGGTCGCCGAAATGTCGGTGTACAACCCGTTCGACTTCTTTCTCGAAGCCAGCGCGGAGCAATACCCGTTCAGCTATGACGATGCGCTGAAGACCGAACTCGCGCCGTATCTCGTGTGCGATCCGCAGACGAGCGCGGCGCCGCGCTTTCGCGCGTATGTCGACGGCGTCGATCGCACGCCGGCCGGTACCGTGAATTTCCTGGTCGCGCTGAACCAGCAGCTGCAGCGCGACATCGGCTATCTCGTGCGGATGGAGCCCGGCGTGCAAACGCCCGAGCAGACGCTCGAGCTTGCGTCCGGGTCGTGCCGCGACAGCGCATGGCTGCTCGTGCAGCTGTGTCGGCATCTCGGCATCGCCGCGCGCTTCGTGTCCGGCTACCTGATCCAGCTCACGCCCGACGTGAAGGCGCTAGACGGGCCGAGCGGCACGGCGGTCGACTTCACCGACCTGCATGCGTGGTGCGAGGTCTACCTGCCGGGCGCGGGCTGGATCGGCTTCGACCCGACGTCGGGCTTGCTGGCCGGCGAAGGGCATATCCCGCTCGCGTGCACGCCGCAGCCGACCAGCGCCGCGCCGGTCGAAGGGCTGATCGACGAGTGCGAAGTCACGTTCGAGCACGAGATGGCGGTGACGCGCGTGTACGAATCGCCGCGCGTGACGAAGCCGTATACCGAGTTGCAATGGGATGCCGTGCGCTCGCTCGGCGCGCAGGTCGACGGCGCGCTGACGGCCGGCGACGTGCGGCTGACCCAGGGCGGCGAGCCGACCTTCGTGTCGATCGACGATCGCGATGGCGCCGAGTGGAACACCGATGCGCTCGGCCCGACCAAGCGCGGCTACGCGACCGAACTCGTGCAGCGGCTGCGCGCCGAATACGGCGAGGGCGGCTTCCTGCATTTCGGGCAGGGCAAGTGGTATCCCGGCGAGCAGTTGCCGCGCTGGGCACTGTCGATCTTCTGGCGCGCCGACGGCCAGCCCGTGTGGCACGACCCGTCGCTGTTTGCCGACGAGCGCGAGCCGTCCGCCTTCACGACCGACGACGCGAAGCGCTTCATCGACGCGCTGGCCGCGCGCCTCGGCCTGACCGATGAATTCGTGCGGCCCGGCTACGAGGACGTGTGGTACTACCTGTGGCGCGAGCGCCGGCTGCCCGTCAACGTCGATCCGTTCGACTCGCGGCTCGACGACGAGCTCGAACGCGCGCGGCTGCGCAAGGTGTTCGACCAGCAGCTCGACAGCGTGGTCGGCTACGTGCTGCCGATCAAGCGCACGGACGACGTGCCGGGCCGCGATCGGCCGGGCCTCGACGGCCCGCGCTGGCAGACGGGCCCGTGGTTCTTCCGCGACGAACGGATGTACCTCGTGCCCGGCGATTCGCCGATGGGCTATCGGCTGCCGCTCGATTCGCTGCCGTGGGTTGGCAGCGCCGACTTTCCGTTCCTGGTCGAACGCGATCCGTTCGCGCCGCGCGACGCGCTGCCGGACGCGGCCGCGTTCCGTGCGCGCCATGCGGGCCCCGCCGACGCGCCGCGCTATCTGGCCGGCGTGCATCGCGAAGCGCCCGCGCATACGGTCATGCAGTTGCGCAACGACGGCGCGACCGCCGGCGGGCCGCATACGCACGCCGCTCAGGACCCGCACCGCCGCCCAGAGCGCTTCGAATCGGCCGCGTGGATCACGCGCACCGCGCTGTGTGCCGAAGTGCGCAACGGCATCCTGTACCTGTTCATGCCGCCGCTGGCCGCGCTCGAAGATTATCTCGACCTGCTCGCCGCGATCGAGCTGACCGCGCGTTCGCTCGGCGTGAAGCTCGTCCTCGAAGGCTATCCGCCGCCGCGCGACGCGCGCCTCAAGCTGCTGCAGGTCACGCCCGATCCGGGCGTGATCGAGGTGAACATCCATCCGGCCAGAAGCTTCGACGAACTCGTCGACCAGACCGAATTCCTGTACGACGCCGCGTGGCAGTCGCGGCTTTCCAGCGAAAAGTTCATGGTCGACGGCCGGCACGTCGGCACGGGCGGCGGCAACCACTTCGTGCTCGGCGGCGCGACACCGGCCGACAGCCCGTTCCTGCGTCGCCCGGACCTGCTCGCGAGCCTGATCGCTTACTGGCACAACCATCCGTCACTCTCGTATCTGTTCTCCGGGCTGTTCATCGGTCCGACCAGCCAGGCACCGCGCGTCGACGAGGCGCGCAACGACCAGCTCTACGAACTCGACATCGCGTTCGCGGAAATCCAGCGCAACAAGCTGCTGTACGGGCAGGACATGCCGCCGTGGCTCGTCGACCGCGTGCTGCGCAACCTGCTGATCGACGTGTCCGGTAACACGCACCGCAGCGAATTCTGCATCGACAAGCTGTATTCGCCCGATTCGCCGACCGGGCGGCTCGGCCTGCTCGAGCTGCGCGCGTTCGAGATGCCGCCGCATGCGCGAATGAGCGTCGTGCAACAACTGCTGCTGCGCGCGCTGGTCGCCCGCTTCTGGGCCGCGCCGTACACGACGCCGCTCACGCGCTGGGGCACTGCGCTGCACGATCGCTTCATGCTGCCCGCGTTCCTGAAGATGGATTTCGATGACGTGCTGGCCGAGCTGTGCGACGCCGGTTTCGGGTTCGAGCCGGCCTGGTTCGCACCGCACTTCGAATTCCGCTTCCCGCTGTTCGGCCAGATCGCGGTGAACGGGATGCAGCTGTCGCTGCGCGGCGCGCTGGAGCCGTGGCACGTGATGGGCGAGGAGGGCGCGCCCGGCGGCACGGTGCGCTACGTCGATTCGTCGCTCGAACGGCTCGAAGTGCGCGTGACCGGGCTGAACGACAACCGGCACGTCGTGACCGTCAACGGCCGCGCGCTGCCGCTGCAGCCGACCGGCACCGTCGGCGAATACGTGGCGGGCGTGCGCTACAAGGCGTGGGCGCCGCCGTCGGCGCTGCATCCGACCATCGGCGTGCATGCGCCGCTCACGTTCGACATCGTCGATACGTGGCTGCAGCGCTCGCTCGGCGGTTGCCGGTATCACGTCGCGCATCCGGGCGGGCGCAACTATGCGACGTTTCCGGTCAATGCCTACGAAGCCGAGAGCCGCCGGCTCGCGCGCTTCGTCGCGATGGGGCATACCCCGGGGCGGATGGCGGTATCGGCCGCCGCGCCGAGCCGCGAGTTCCCGTTCACGCTCGACCTGCGGCGGCCCTGA
- a CDS encoding transglutaminase family protein: MRLAIRHISRYQFDDQATHALQRLRLRPQSGPGQTVRAWQVTIDGVEPTLSYADGFGNRIDLVRHDRGAKHEIVVVAAGVVETQDRAGILGNPEGYAPPWIFERETELTKAGDTVRELTQALPIEPHSLDALHWLMTEVHGRIAYAPNLADAPVDAETALQSGEGTSRDHAHAFIAAARALKVPARYISGYVLADSAMQRIADAKQSASGGDEEEALALQSGDGMQQALGASHAAQSQGLPQAALGVQPQAIALMQQPAGHAWAEAYVEGLGWVGFDPFMNRCPDERYVRIAVGLDHRDAQPVTGLGARAVGVEISVVQSPELV; this comes from the coding sequence ATGCGACTCGCCATCCGACACATTTCGCGTTATCAGTTCGACGATCAAGCAACCCATGCGCTGCAACGGCTGCGGCTGCGCCCGCAATCGGGCCCCGGGCAGACGGTGCGCGCATGGCAGGTCACGATCGACGGCGTCGAGCCGACGCTGTCGTATGCGGACGGGTTCGGCAACCGGATCGACCTCGTGCGCCACGACCGCGGCGCGAAGCACGAGATCGTCGTCGTCGCGGCCGGCGTCGTCGAGACGCAGGACCGCGCGGGCATTCTCGGCAACCCCGAGGGCTATGCGCCGCCGTGGATCTTCGAACGCGAGACCGAGCTCACCAAAGCCGGCGACACCGTGCGCGAACTCACGCAGGCGCTGCCGATCGAGCCGCACAGCCTCGATGCGCTGCACTGGCTGATGACGGAGGTGCACGGCCGCATCGCGTACGCACCGAACCTGGCCGATGCGCCGGTCGATGCCGAAACCGCGCTGCAAAGCGGCGAGGGCACGAGCCGCGACCATGCGCATGCGTTCATCGCGGCCGCGCGTGCGCTGAAGGTTCCGGCGCGCTACATCTCGGGCTACGTGCTCGCCGACAGCGCGATGCAGCGCATCGCCGACGCGAAGCAGAGCGCAAGCGGCGGCGACGAGGAGGAAGCGCTGGCGCTGCAAAGCGGCGACGGCATGCAGCAGGCGCTCGGCGCGTCGCATGCCGCGCAGTCGCAGGGCTTGCCGCAAGCGGCGCTCGGCGTGCAGCCGCAGGCCATCGCGCTGATGCAGCAGCCGGCCGGCCACGCGTGGGCCGAGGCGTATGTCGAAGGGCTCGGCTGGGTCGGCTTCGATCCGTTCATGAACCGCTGCCCGGACGAGCGCTACGTGCGCATCGCGGTCGGTCTCGACCATCGCGACGCGCAGCCGGTGACGGGGCTCGGCGCGCGCGCCGTGGGCGTCGAGATCAGCGTCGTGCAGTCGCCGGAACTCGTCTGA
- a CDS encoding circularly permuted type 2 ATP-grasp protein has product MKPFDEMLQSGDMVRAPYARLKQWLDTQNPASLAQKAHDAEGVFRKTGITFAVYGDAQAAERLIPFDIVPRIISGAEWSRLSLGIEQRVMALNAFLDDIYHRQEIVRAGIVPKHLIAHNEAFIPEMIDFRPPGNVYTHIIGVDIVRTGENEFYVLEDNARTPSGVSYMLENRETMMQLFPELFQKVKVRPVETYPQMLRQSLAAVCPPGGNADNPTIAVLTPGIHNSAYYEHSFLADQMGVHLVEGSDLQVIDGRVAMRTTEGFRAIDVLYRRVDDAFLDPLTFRPDSVLGVAGIMDVYRAGNITIANAPGTGIADDKAIYSYMPEIVEFYTGRKALLENVPTWRCGEADSLKYVLDHLDELVVKEVHGSGGYGMLVGPCASKAELEAFAAKLRARPANYIAQPTLALSTTPILTEAGLAPRHVDLRPFVLVSDRIRITPGGLTRVALKEGSLVVNSSQGGGTKDTWVLAD; this is encoded by the coding sequence ATGAAACCGTTCGATGAAATGTTGCAATCCGGCGACATGGTCAGAGCGCCTTATGCGCGCCTGAAGCAGTGGCTCGACACGCAGAACCCCGCGAGCCTCGCCCAGAAGGCCCACGATGCGGAGGGCGTGTTCCGCAAGACGGGCATCACGTTCGCCGTTTACGGCGACGCGCAGGCCGCCGAGCGGCTGATTCCGTTCGATATCGTGCCGCGCATCATCTCGGGCGCCGAATGGAGCCGGCTGTCGCTCGGCATCGAGCAGCGGGTGATGGCGCTCAACGCGTTCCTCGACGACATCTACCACCGCCAGGAAATCGTGCGCGCGGGCATCGTGCCGAAGCACCTGATCGCGCACAACGAAGCGTTTATCCCGGAGATGATCGATTTCCGGCCGCCCGGTAACGTTTACACGCACATCATCGGCGTCGACATCGTGCGCACCGGCGAAAACGAGTTCTACGTGCTGGAGGACAACGCGCGCACGCCGTCGGGCGTGTCGTACATGCTGGAAAACCGCGAGACGATGATGCAGCTCTTTCCGGAGCTGTTCCAGAAGGTCAAGGTGCGCCCGGTCGAGACCTATCCGCAGATGCTGCGGCAGTCGCTCGCGGCCGTGTGCCCGCCGGGCGGCAACGCCGACAACCCGACGATCGCCGTGCTCACGCCGGGCATCCACAATTCCGCGTACTACGAACATTCGTTCCTGGCCGACCAGATGGGCGTGCACCTCGTCGAGGGCAGCGACCTGCAGGTGATCGACGGCCGCGTCGCGATGCGCACCACCGAAGGCTTCCGGGCGATCGACGTGCTGTACCGCCGCGTCGACGACGCGTTCCTCGATCCGCTCACGTTCCGGCCCGATTCGGTGCTCGGCGTGGCCGGGATCATGGACGTCTACCGCGCGGGCAACATCACGATTGCGAACGCGCCGGGCACCGGCATCGCCGACGACAAGGCGATCTACTCGTACATGCCGGAGATCGTCGAGTTCTACACGGGCCGCAAGGCGCTGCTGGAGAACGTGCCGACCTGGCGCTGCGGCGAGGCCGACAGCCTGAAATACGTGCTCGACCATCTCGACGAACTGGTCGTGAAGGAAGTGCACGGCTCGGGCGGCTACGGGATGCTGGTCGGGCCGTGCGCATCGAAGGCGGAACTCGAGGCGTTCGCCGCGAAGCTGCGCGCGCGGCCCGCGAACTACATCGCGCAACCCACGCTGGCGTTGTCCACGACGCCGATCCTGACCGAAGCCGGCCTGGCGCCGCGCCACGTCGACCTGCGGCCGTTCGTGCTGGTGTCGGACCGGATCCGCATCACGCCGGGCGGGCTCACGCGCGTCGCGCTGAAGGAAGGATCGCTCGTCGTCAACTCGAGCCAGGGCGGCGGCACCAAGGACACCTGGGTGCTGGCCGACTGA
- a CDS encoding alpha-E domain-containing protein, with the protein MLLGRTASGLYWMYRYIERAENIARIVDAGLRMALTRTSDAPAEWSSVLVSSGADEGYRQKYDAYAADTVTDYLLRDRDNPSSVLSCIEAARSNARMVRTALTREAWESVNGAWLALCRAFAQPVPESALPAVLDEVKRETALILGSFYSTMLRNEIFDFAQIGAFVERADNTARIIDVKYHLLLPSVSHVGTILDNYQWETILRCVAAHRSYRWVYDVQYKPMNIADYLILNGRMPRSLRYCYGRVVSSLNLLAKDYGVTHPCHDTATKILQMLSDTSVERIFKSGLHEFLTDFIGRNNSLGIDIAQAYNFD; encoded by the coding sequence ATGCTTCTGGGACGAACTGCGAGCGGTCTCTACTGGATGTACCGCTATATCGAGCGCGCGGAGAACATCGCGCGCATCGTCGATGCCGGGCTGCGGATGGCGCTCACGCGCACGTCCGACGCACCGGCCGAATGGTCGTCGGTGCTGGTCAGCTCGGGCGCGGACGAAGGCTATCGTCAGAAGTACGACGCGTATGCCGCCGATACCGTGACCGACTACCTGCTGCGCGACCGCGACAACCCGTCGAGCGTGCTGTCGTGCATCGAGGCCGCACGCTCGAATGCGCGGATGGTGCGCACGGCCCTCACGCGCGAGGCGTGGGAGAGCGTGAACGGCGCGTGGCTCGCGCTGTGCCGCGCGTTCGCGCAGCCGGTGCCGGAGAGTGCGCTGCCGGCGGTGCTCGACGAGGTGAAGCGCGAAACCGCGCTGATCCTCGGCAGCTTCTACAGCACGATGCTGCGCAACGAGATCTTCGATTTCGCGCAGATCGGCGCGTTCGTCGAGCGGGCCGACAACACCGCGCGCATCATCGACGTGAAATACCACCTGCTGCTGCCGTCGGTGTCGCACGTCGGCACCATCCTCGACAACTACCAGTGGGAAACGATCCTGCGCTGCGTGGCCGCGCACCGGTCGTATCGCTGGGTGTACGACGTGCAGTACAAGCCGATGAACATCGCCGACTACCTGATCCTGAACGGCCGCATGCCGCGTTCGCTGCGCTATTGCTACGGGCGGGTCGTGTCGAGCCTGAACCTGCTCGCGAAGGATTACGGCGTGACACATCCGTGTCACGACACGGCCACGAAGATCCTGCAGATGCTGTCCGACACCTCGGTCGAGCGGATCTTCAAGAGCGGCCTGCACGAGTTCCTGACCGACTTCATCGGCCGCAACAACAGCCTCGGGATCGACATCGCCCAGGCCTACAACTTCGACTGA
- a CDS encoding LysR substrate-binding domain-containing protein produces the protein MEAKWLEDFLSLADTKSFSRAARHRHLTQSAFSRRIAALETWMDAKLVDRSINPIALTPAGQMFRGLAADILRSMYAARNLVNGYDQFAASDQVVRFAVAHTLVFTLFPEWLKQLNGEVGHVTARVNAVNVPEGVQQLVEGECDLLLGYHHPQLPIVLDPNHFPFVTLGVERILPVSTPDAHGKPAFALPGTPDAPLPLLAYSSGAFLGNVVEMLLLNASESYALHRCFETHMSEALKGMVVAGHGIGWLPESCVAKELADGALVRAGSADWITELEIRLYRSARKRGLAAEQLWTYIMNRPRAAADGTIATDQPIAPAVRIARRSVGGSR, from the coding sequence ATGGAAGCAAAGTGGCTGGAAGATTTCCTGAGCCTGGCGGATACCAAGAGCTTTTCCCGGGCCGCGCGGCACCGGCACCTCACGCAGTCGGCATTCAGCAGACGAATCGCCGCGCTCGAAACGTGGATGGACGCGAAGCTGGTCGACCGCAGCATCAACCCGATCGCGCTGACGCCCGCCGGGCAGATGTTCCGCGGGCTGGCCGCGGACATCCTGCGCAGCATGTATGCGGCACGCAACCTCGTGAACGGTTACGACCAGTTCGCGGCCAGCGACCAGGTCGTGCGCTTCGCGGTCGCGCATACGCTCGTGTTCACGCTGTTTCCCGAATGGCTCAAGCAACTGAACGGCGAGGTCGGCCACGTGACCGCGCGCGTCAATGCGGTGAACGTGCCCGAAGGCGTGCAGCAGCTCGTCGAAGGTGAATGCGACCTGCTGCTCGGCTATCACCATCCGCAGCTGCCGATCGTGCTCGACCCGAATCACTTCCCGTTCGTCACGCTCGGCGTCGAACGGATCCTGCCGGTGTCGACCCCCGATGCGCACGGCAAGCCGGCATTCGCACTGCCGGGCACGCCGGACGCGCCGCTGCCGTTGCTCGCGTATTCGTCGGGGGCATTCCTCGGCAACGTGGTCGAGATGCTGCTGCTGAACGCGTCCGAATCGTATGCGCTGCACCGGTGCTTCGAGACCCACATGTCCGAGGCGCTGAAGGGCATGGTCGTGGCCGGACACGGGATCGGCTGGCTGCCGGAAAGCTGTGTCGCGAAGGAGCTCGCGGACGGTGCGCTGGTCCGCGCGGGCTCGGCGGACTGGATCACCGAACTCGAGATTCGTCTTTACCGGTCGGCACGCAAGCGCGGGCTCGCGGCCGAACAGCTGTGGACCTACATCATGAACCGGCCGCGCGCCGCCGCCGACGGCACGATCGCAACCGACCAGCCGATCGCGCCGGCCGTGCGCATCGCGCGCCGCAGCGTCGGCGGCAGCCGGTAA